The genomic segment GTCGGCAAGGATGCTCCGGTTGCCCAACGCCCGCGGACCCCACTCAAAGCGCCCCTGATGCCAACCGATCACCTCGCCCTTTGTGATCGCCTCAGCAACCATCGTCGTCAGCTTGGTGTCGTCCTCAATCTTCTCGTAGGCAATGCCGTTCTCTTTCAGGAACGTTTCGATCTCGGCGTCGCTGTATTCCTCGCCCCAGTAGGCGTCCTTCATGACCATCTTACGGGGCATATTCAGGACGGAATGGTACGCCCACAGCGCCGCCCCAAGCGCCCCGCCATCATCGCCAGCGGCGGGCTGGATGTAAACTTCCTCAAAGGGCGTTTCGTGCAGCACCTTGAAATTGGCGACGCTGTTGAGCGCCACGCCGCCCGCCATGACCAGTTTCTTCAGCCCTGTTTGGGCGTGCAGGTGGCGGGCGATGTTCAAGATCGCTTCTTCGGTCACCGCCTGTACGCTGGCGGCGACATCGGCGTAATACTGGTTGAGCGCCATCGCCTCTTTTTCGCCAGCGCGTTCGGGGTTCGTCAGCATCGTGAAGAAATCGTCGCTTGGCGTGCGCTGGACGCCAAACAGATCGGTGAATTTCTGGTTATAGGTTTCCGTCGCTGAACGGTGGAACTTGAAGTAATCCATGTTCAGGTGAAAGCTGCCATCGCTGCCCAAATCGATCAGCTTGCGCACTTTGTCCACAAAGCGCGGTTCGCCATAGGGCGCCATCCCCATCACCTTGTACTCGCCCTCGTTCACCTTAAAGCCGAGGAACGCCGTAAACGCTGAATAGAGCAAGCCCAACGAGTGCGGGAAACGCTGTTCCTCGTTCAGGATGATCTCGTTTTGCCCCTTCCCGTCCCAATTCGCCTTTGCCCGCCCGGTTGTGGTGGTCGTCCACTCGCCCACCCCGTCTAGGGTGATCACGGCGGCTTCCTCAAAGGGCGAACAATAAAAGGCGCTGGCGGCGTGCGACATGTGATGATCGCTGAACAGGATTTTCCCCGCCGGAACGCGCAAATGCTGCTGAAGTTTCGTCTTGACCCACAGCTTTTCCGGCAGCCACACCGCCATCGCTTCCTTCCACACATCCCGC from the Anaerolineales bacterium genome contains:
- a CDS encoding carbamoyltransferase; this encodes MYILGLSFYYHDSAAALIKDGELVAASMEERFSRVKNDNTFPEQAIAFCLRKAQITAADLDYVVFYEKPFVKFERILMTVLSTFPRSRDVWKEAMAVWLPEKLWVKTKLQQHLRVPAGKILFSDHHMSHAASAFYCSPFEEAAVITLDGVGEWTTTTTGRAKANWDGKGQNEIILNEEQRFPHSLGLLYSAFTAFLGFKVNEGEYKVMGMAPYGEPRFVDKVRKLIDLGSDGSFHLNMDYFKFHRSATETYNQKFTDLFGVQRTPSDDFFTMLTNPERAGEKEAMALNQYYADVAASVQAVTEEAILNIARHLHAQTGLKKLVMAGGVALNSVANFKVLHETPFEEVYIQPAAGDDGGALGAALWAYHSVLNMPRKMVMKDAYWGEEYSDAEIETFLKENGIAYEKIEDDTKLTTMVAEAITKGEVIGWHQGRFEWGPRALGNRSILADPRRSEMKNVVNTKIKYREPFRPFAPVVLAERATDFFEFPDVASHYPPRFMLMVSPVKPDKYEVIPATTHAGGTGRLQTVDRQTNAKYYDVIKTFGEITGVPVLLNTSFNLRGEPIVNTPANSFNTFSKSGLDRLVVGPYMVRK